A genomic region of Streptomyces sp. R33 contains the following coding sequences:
- a CDS encoding SDR family oxidoreductase, whose amino-acid sequence MGNFLAGKVVAVTGAGRGIGRAVALAAAAEGAKVVVNDYGVGIEGGEPTSEIADGVVKEIQAAGGEAVAVADDISTMAGGQRIVDTALARFGRIDGVVCVAGILRERMLFNMSEEEWDPVVATHLKGTFTVFRAASAVMRRQGSGTLIGFTSGNHQGSVAQANYSAAKGGIISLVRSAALGLAKYGVTANAVAPVARTRMSANVPMELKEIGEPEDVAALVTYLLSDKAVATGGEKITGQVYTIAGPKIAVWAQPRELRAGYAEGSWTPEKIADFLPGTVGTDPMPMLAQLEAMAKAAAAKDRPNA is encoded by the coding sequence GTGGGGAACTTCTTGGCAGGCAAGGTCGTGGCCGTCACCGGCGCGGGCCGGGGCATCGGGCGGGCCGTGGCGCTCGCCGCGGCCGCCGAGGGCGCCAAGGTCGTCGTCAACGACTACGGGGTCGGCATCGAGGGCGGGGAGCCGACGAGCGAGATCGCCGACGGCGTGGTGAAGGAGATCCAGGCCGCCGGCGGCGAGGCCGTCGCCGTCGCCGACGACATCTCCACCATGGCGGGCGGCCAGCGCATCGTGGACACCGCCCTCGCCCGGTTCGGCCGGATCGACGGCGTCGTGTGCGTCGCCGGCATCCTGCGCGAGCGGATGCTGTTCAACATGTCCGAGGAGGAGTGGGACCCGGTCGTCGCCACCCACCTCAAGGGCACCTTCACGGTGTTCCGCGCCGCCTCCGCCGTCATGCGCCGCCAGGGCTCCGGCACCCTCATCGGCTTCACCAGCGGCAACCACCAGGGCTCCGTCGCCCAGGCCAACTACAGCGCCGCCAAGGGCGGGATCATCTCCCTCGTCCGCTCCGCCGCGCTCGGGCTGGCCAAGTACGGGGTCACCGCCAACGCCGTCGCACCCGTCGCCCGCACCCGCATGTCGGCGAACGTCCCCATGGAGCTCAAGGAGATCGGCGAGCCCGAGGACGTCGCGGCGCTCGTCACCTACCTGCTCTCCGACAAGGCCGTCGCCACCGGCGGCGAGAAGATCACCGGGCAGGTCTACACGATCGCCGGCCCGAAGATCGCCGTCTGGGCGCAGCCGCGCGAGCTGCGCGCCGGCTACGCCGAGGGCTCCTGGACACCGGAGAAGATCGCCGACTTCCTGCCCGGGACGGTGGGCACCGACCCGATGCCGATGCTCGCGCAGCTGGAGGCCATGGCCAAGGCGGCGGCCGCCAAGGACCGCCCCAACGCGTAG
- a CDS encoding acyl-CoA dehydrogenase family protein: protein MDFRLTEEQQDLRAGVRDLLAGRYGREALRASVDSGGALDRGLWRELGGAGFFALRLPEPDGGVGLGLPEAVLVFEEAGRALLPGPLVATHLAAGTVPGAAEGTAVVTALDLDGPLVAHLADADAVLGVPSLPSGEPVRSADPLTPLHRVAAPGSAVAAYRDEGALLTAALQTGSALRTVELAVRYAQEREQFGQPIGAFQAVKHLCAQMLVRAEVARTALYAAAVTADPAEVAGAKLLADEAAVRNARDCLQVHGGMGFTWEADVHLHLKRAWVRARQWRTAGEAEEALAAELLTAAR from the coding sequence GTGGACTTCCGCTTGACCGAGGAGCAGCAGGACCTGCGGGCCGGCGTACGGGACCTGCTGGCGGGCCGGTACGGGCGCGAGGCGCTGCGGGCCTCGGTGGACTCGGGCGGAGCCCTGGACCGGGGGCTGTGGCGGGAGCTCGGCGGGGCCGGGTTCTTCGCGCTGCGGCTCCCGGAGCCGGACGGCGGGGTCGGGCTCGGGCTGCCGGAGGCGGTCCTCGTCTTCGAGGAGGCCGGGCGGGCGCTGCTGCCGGGGCCGCTGGTGGCCACGCACCTGGCGGCCGGGACGGTCCCGGGGGCGGCGGAGGGGACCGCGGTGGTCACCGCGCTCGACCTGGACGGGCCGCTGGTGGCCCACCTCGCGGACGCGGACGCGGTGCTCGGTGTGCCGTCGCTCCCTTCGGGTGAGCCGGTGCGCTCGGCGGACCCCCTCACCCCGCTGCACCGGGTGGCGGCGCCGGGCAGCGCGGTGGCGGCGTACCGCGACGAGGGCGCGCTGCTGACGGCCGCCCTCCAGACGGGCAGCGCGCTGCGGACGGTGGAGCTGGCGGTGCGGTACGCGCAGGAGCGCGAGCAGTTCGGGCAGCCGATCGGGGCGTTCCAGGCGGTCAAGCACCTGTGCGCGCAGATGCTGGTGCGGGCCGAGGTGGCCCGTACGGCGCTCTACGCGGCGGCGGTGACCGCGGACCCGGCGGAGGTGGCCGGGGCCAAGCTGCTGGCCGACGAGGCCGCCGTACGCAATGCCCGGGACTGCCTGCAGGTGCACGGCGGAATGGGGTTCACCTGGGAGGCCGATGTCCATCTGCACCTCAAGCGCGCCTGGGTGCGGGCCCGGCAATGGCGGACGGCGGGGGAGGCCGAGGAAGCCCTCGCGGCGGAGCTGCTGACCGCCGCGAGGTAG
- a CDS encoding cyclase family protein yields MGMPPEFHDIAKRVNNWGRWGAGDEIGTLNLITDEVVRAAAAEVRSGRRIPLALPLKEDGVQAGLIPGRINPLHTMVQINQELFGPGTVACSDDAVTMGLQAGTHWDALTHVSHSGKIYNGRPAGTVTAHGRAEFSGIDKAGHIVSRGVLLDVARAKGLDRLPGGHAVTPEDLAEAEEFGGITVRAGDVVLVRTGQIQVYLAGDKHGYGFPSPGLSVRTPEWFHARDVAAVANDTLTFEIFPPEIDNLWLPVHALDLVEMGMHQGQNWNLEKLSTACAEENRYGFLLSAMPEPFVGGVGTPVAPVAVL; encoded by the coding sequence ATGGGCATGCCCCCCGAGTTCCACGACATCGCCAAACGCGTCAACAACTGGGGCCGCTGGGGCGCCGGCGACGAGATCGGCACGCTGAACCTGATCACCGACGAGGTCGTGCGGGCGGCCGCGGCCGAGGTCCGCTCGGGCCGCCGGATCCCGCTCGCGCTCCCGCTCAAGGAGGACGGGGTCCAGGCCGGCCTGATCCCCGGCCGGATCAACCCGCTGCACACGATGGTGCAGATCAACCAGGAGCTGTTCGGGCCGGGCACGGTGGCGTGCAGCGACGACGCCGTGACCATGGGGCTCCAGGCGGGCACCCACTGGGACGCGCTCACGCACGTCTCGCACTCCGGGAAGATCTACAACGGGCGCCCGGCCGGGACGGTGACGGCGCACGGGCGGGCCGAGTTCAGCGGCATCGACAAGGCCGGGCACATCGTCTCGCGGGGCGTCCTGCTGGACGTGGCCCGCGCGAAGGGCCTGGACCGGCTGCCCGGGGGCCACGCGGTGACGCCCGAGGACCTGGCGGAGGCGGAGGAGTTCGGCGGGATCACGGTCCGGGCGGGCGACGTCGTCCTGGTCCGCACCGGCCAGATCCAGGTGTACCTGGCGGGCGACAAGCACGGCTACGGTTTCCCGTCGCCGGGCCTGTCCGTCCGCACGCCGGAGTGGTTCCACGCGCGGGACGTGGCGGCCGTCGCCAATGACACCCTGACCTTCGAGATCTTCCCGCCGGAGATCGACAACCTGTGGCTGCCGGTGCACGCGCTGGACCTGGTCGAGATGGGCATGCACCAAGGCCAGAACTGGAACCTCGAAAAGTTGTCCACAGCCTGTGCAGAAGAGAACCGGTACGGCTTCCTGCTCTCGGCCATGCCGGAGCCCTTCGTCGGAGGCGTCGGCACCCCTGTCGCCCCGGTGGCCGTCCTCTGA
- a CDS encoding acyl-CoA dehydrogenase, translating into MDLTYTEEEQDFRARLRVWLGKTLPELPAKPSPDDWPGRRAYDAGWQRRLYDAGYAGLHWPVDAGGRGATPTQHLIFLEETERAGAPYVGANFVGLLHAGPTIAAEGTAAQRARWLPPVLRGDEVWCQGFSEPGAGSDLASLRTRAVRDGDDYVITGSKIWTSHAEVADWCELLVRTDPISEAVPKHRGISWLAMPMDAPGVTVRPLRTLAGSTEFAEMFLDEVRVPVANRVGAENDGWRVTMVTLSFERGTAFVGEVVACRRTLGELARTAKANGRWDDPVLRRRLGRLYGEFGALWRLTQWNVSESERTGGVPGIGGSVFKLAYSHARQELYDTAAEVLGADSLVLDEEWVLDRLSSLSYTIAAGTSQIQQNIVAERILGLPKGR; encoded by the coding sequence ATGGATCTGACGTACACGGAGGAGGAACAGGACTTCCGGGCCCGGCTGCGCGTGTGGCTCGGCAAAACGCTGCCCGAGCTGCCCGCGAAACCGTCGCCCGACGACTGGCCCGGCCGCCGCGCGTACGACGCGGGCTGGCAGCGCAGGCTGTACGACGCCGGGTACGCCGGGCTGCACTGGCCGGTCGACGCGGGCGGGCGCGGGGCCACCCCGACCCAGCACCTGATCTTCCTGGAGGAGACCGAGCGCGCCGGCGCCCCGTACGTCGGCGCCAACTTCGTCGGCCTCCTGCACGCCGGCCCGACCATCGCCGCCGAGGGCACCGCAGCGCAGCGGGCGCGCTGGCTGCCGCCCGTACTGCGCGGGGACGAGGTGTGGTGCCAGGGGTTCAGCGAGCCCGGCGCGGGCTCCGACCTGGCCTCGCTGCGCACGCGCGCCGTGCGCGACGGCGACGACTACGTGATCACCGGCTCGAAGATCTGGACCTCGCACGCGGAGGTCGCCGACTGGTGCGAACTGCTCGTACGCACCGACCCCATCAGCGAGGCCGTCCCGAAACACCGCGGGATCTCCTGGCTCGCCATGCCCATGGACGCCCCCGGGGTGACGGTCCGGCCCCTGCGCACCCTCGCGGGGTCCACGGAGTTCGCGGAGATGTTCCTCGACGAGGTCCGGGTGCCCGTCGCGAACCGGGTCGGGGCGGAGAACGACGGCTGGCGCGTCACCATGGTCACGCTCTCCTTCGAGCGGGGGACGGCCTTCGTCGGCGAGGTCGTGGCCTGCCGCCGCACCCTGGGCGAGCTCGCGCGCACGGCGAAGGCGAACGGCCGGTGGGACGATCCGGTGCTGCGGCGCCGGCTCGGGCGGCTGTACGGGGAGTTCGGCGCCCTGTGGCGGCTCACCCAGTGGAACGTCAGCGAGTCCGAGAGGACCGGCGGGGTCCCCGGCATCGGCGGCTCCGTCTTCAAGCTCGCCTACTCGCACGCGCGGCAGGAGCTGTACGACACCGCCGCCGAGGTGCTCGGCGCGGACTCCCTCGTGCTGGACGAGGAATGGGTGCTCGACCGGCTCTCGTCCCTCTCGTACACCATCGCGGCGGGCACCTCGCAGATCCAGCAGAACATCGTCGCCGAGCGGATCCTCGGCCTCCCGAAGGGCCGGTGA
- a CDS encoding acyl-CoA dehydrogenase family protein: protein MDFSFGAEDEELRARARAWLTEHLVGPYADALGLGGPGSEHEGVDARRAWERELGRGGWIGQGWDAEGYGNRRLSLTGQVVWAEEYAALRAPGRVGHIGENLLAPTLIAYGSPEQRDRFLPGIARGEELWCQGYSEPGAGSDLAGIRTTAVRDAGDGPFRVTGQKIWTSLARDADWCFVLARTEPGSRRHHGLSFLLVRMDQPGRVDVRPIRQMSGTSEFNEVFFDGAVAAEVVGGEGNGWTVAMGLLALERGVSTLVQQIGFAAELERVLGAYVAAGTGDPVLRERLVRQWAELRTMRWNALRTLGAADDPGAPSVAKLLWGGWHRRLGELAVAVRGAAASAGPAAWAPGIPYELGLDEEQRLFLFTRADTIYGGSDEIQRNIIAERVLGLPKEPR from the coding sequence ATGGACTTCAGCTTCGGGGCCGAGGACGAGGAACTGCGCGCCCGCGCCCGGGCCTGGCTCACCGAGCACCTCGTGGGCCCGTACGCGGACGCCCTCGGCCTCGGCGGGCCCGGCAGCGAGCACGAGGGGGTCGACGCCCGGCGCGCGTGGGAGCGCGAACTCGGCCGCGGCGGCTGGATCGGCCAGGGCTGGGACGCCGAGGGATACGGCAACCGGCGGCTCTCCCTGACCGGCCAGGTCGTCTGGGCCGAGGAGTACGCGGCGCTGCGCGCCCCCGGCCGGGTGGGCCACATCGGGGAGAACCTCCTCGCGCCGACCCTGATCGCGTACGGATCCCCCGAGCAGCGGGACCGTTTCCTGCCCGGCATCGCGCGCGGCGAGGAGCTGTGGTGCCAGGGGTACAGCGAGCCGGGCGCCGGATCGGACCTCGCGGGGATCCGTACGACGGCCGTACGGGACGCGGGCGACGGCCCGTTCCGCGTCACCGGGCAGAAGATCTGGACCTCCCTGGCCCGGGACGCCGACTGGTGCTTCGTGCTGGCCCGGACCGAGCCCGGCTCGCGGCGCCACCACGGGCTGTCCTTCCTGCTCGTACGGATGGACCAGCCGGGGCGGGTCGACGTCCGGCCGATCCGCCAGATGTCGGGGACGAGCGAGTTCAACGAGGTGTTCTTCGACGGCGCGGTGGCGGCGGAGGTCGTCGGCGGGGAGGGCAACGGCTGGACCGTGGCCATGGGCCTGCTCGCCCTGGAACGCGGGGTCTCCACGCTGGTCCAGCAGATCGGGTTCGCGGCGGAACTGGAGCGGGTGCTGGGGGCGTACGTGGCCGCGGGCACGGGGGACCCCGTACTGCGCGAGCGCCTCGTACGGCAGTGGGCCGAGCTGCGCACGATGCGCTGGAACGCCCTGCGGACGCTGGGCGCCGCCGACGATCCGGGCGCACCGAGCGTGGCCAAGCTGCTGTGGGGCGGCTGGCACCGGCGGCTCGGCGAGCTGGCCGTGGCGGTCCGCGGGGCCGCGGCCTCCGCCGGGCCGGCGGCGTGGGCGCCCGGCATCCCGTACGAACTCGGACTCGACGAGGAGCAGCGCCTGTTCCTGTTCACCCGTGCCGACACGATCTACGGCGGCTCGGACGAGATCCAGCGGAACATCATCGCCGAGCGTGTGCTCGGCCTGCCTAAGGAGCCCAGGTGA
- a CDS encoding Zn-dependent alcohol dehydrogenase, with protein MRGVVFDGKQAQVVEDLEIRDPGPGEVLVAIAAAGLCHSDLSVIDGTIPFPPPVVLGHEGAGVVEAVGSGVTHVAPGDHVSLSTLANCGACADCDRGRPTMCRKAIGMPGQPFSRGGKPLFQFASNSAFAERTIVKAVQAVKIPAGIPLTSAALIGCGVLTGVGAVLNRARVDHGESVVVIGTGGIGLNVLQGARIAGATTIVAVDANPAKEAVARQFGATHFIDASAVPDSSAAVREILPTGADHAFECVGNVKLIRQAIDLLDRHGQAVLLGVPGYKEEASFQVSSMYLDKTVMGCRYGSSRPQRDIALYAELYRQGRLLLDELVTETYPIEDFAKAVDDARHGRVARGVLTF; from the coding sequence GTGAGAGGCGTCGTGTTCGACGGCAAGCAGGCCCAGGTGGTCGAGGACCTCGAGATCCGCGACCCGGGACCGGGGGAGGTGCTGGTCGCGATCGCAGCGGCCGGGCTGTGCCACAGCGACCTGTCGGTGATCGACGGGACGATACCGTTCCCGCCGCCGGTGGTGCTGGGGCACGAGGGCGCGGGGGTGGTGGAGGCCGTCGGGTCCGGAGTGACGCATGTGGCGCCGGGCGATCACGTCTCCCTGTCGACCCTGGCGAACTGCGGGGCCTGCGCGGACTGCGACCGGGGACGGCCGACGATGTGCCGCAAGGCGATCGGGATGCCGGGCCAGCCGTTCTCGCGGGGCGGGAAGCCGCTGTTCCAGTTCGCCTCCAATTCGGCCTTCGCCGAGCGGACGATCGTCAAGGCCGTCCAGGCGGTGAAGATCCCGGCCGGCATCCCGCTGACCTCGGCGGCGCTCATCGGCTGCGGTGTCCTGACCGGGGTGGGGGCCGTACTGAACCGGGCCCGGGTCGACCACGGCGAATCGGTGGTCGTCATCGGCACGGGCGGCATCGGGCTCAACGTGCTGCAGGGCGCCCGGATCGCGGGCGCGACCACCATCGTGGCGGTGGACGCGAACCCGGCCAAGGAGGCGGTGGCCCGGCAGTTCGGGGCCACGCACTTCATCGACGCCTCGGCCGTACCCGACTCCTCGGCGGCGGTCCGCGAGATCCTCCCGACGGGCGCCGACCACGCCTTCGAGTGCGTGGGCAACGTCAAGCTGATCCGCCAGGCCATCGACCTGCTGGACCGGCACGGACAGGCGGTCCTGCTCGGGGTCCCCGGCTACAAGGAGGAGGCCTCGTTCCAGGTCTCGTCCATGTACCTGGACAAGACCGTCATGGGCTGCCGCTACGGCTCCTCCCGCCCGCAGCGGGACATCGCCCTGTACGCCGAGCTCTACCGGCAGGGGAGGCTGCTGCTCGACGAACTCGTCACGGAGACCTACCCGATCGAGGACTTCGCGAAGGCCGTGGACGATGCCCGGCACGGGCGGGTGGCGCGCGGCGTGCTCACGTTCTGA
- a CDS encoding class I adenylate-forming enzyme family protein — MPDSRDTQDTAIRLGQSPTLWELVLRRAELSPGATVLIEAAEDPADDRTLTFAELRDRAEQVAAGLYGKGVRPGTVVAWQLPTRIETVLLSLALARIGAVQTPVIPFYRDREVGFALRESKAEFFAVPGVWRGFDHTAMAERLGARGVFEAYEGLPTGDPAVLPPPPGNGTDVRWIYWTSGTTSDPKGVLHTDRSLIAGGSCLAHALHLSPADVGSMAFPFAHIAGPDYTVMLLLYGFPAVLFEKFAMPDALAGYRRHGVTVAGGSTAFYSMFLTEQRKDPGSKLIPTLRLLAGGGAPKPPEIYHAVVRELGCQLTHGYGMTEVPMITMGAPDDTPEHLATTEGRPPAGMSIRITTPDGAPLPPDTDGEVRLRGEAVCQGYLNRDTPADAFDADGYLITGDLGHLTRDGYLVLTGRSKDVIIRKGENISAKEIEDLLHLLPGVGDVAVIGLPDPERGERVCAVVEQPAGAAPLTLPQLTAHLRAQGLSPHKLPEQLELVEALPRNDALRKVLKYKLRERFA; from the coding sequence ATGCCGGACAGCAGGGACACGCAGGACACCGCGATACGGCTCGGCCAGTCCCCCACCCTCTGGGAGCTGGTCCTCCGGCGGGCCGAGCTGAGCCCCGGCGCCACCGTGCTGATCGAGGCGGCCGAGGACCCCGCCGACGACCGGACGCTCACCTTCGCCGAGCTCCGCGACCGCGCCGAGCAGGTCGCGGCGGGCCTGTACGGGAAGGGCGTACGGCCGGGCACGGTCGTCGCCTGGCAGCTGCCCACCCGGATCGAGACGGTCCTGCTCTCCCTCGCCCTCGCCCGGATCGGCGCCGTCCAGACCCCGGTGATCCCCTTCTACCGGGACCGCGAGGTGGGCTTCGCGCTGCGCGAGTCCAAGGCCGAGTTCTTCGCCGTCCCGGGCGTCTGGCGGGGCTTCGACCACACGGCGATGGCCGAGCGGCTCGGCGCGCGCGGCGTCTTCGAGGCGTACGAGGGTCTGCCCACGGGCGATCCGGCCGTCCTCCCCCCGCCGCCCGGCAACGGGACGGACGTCCGGTGGATCTACTGGACCTCTGGCACCACCTCGGACCCCAAGGGCGTCCTGCACACCGACCGCTCACTCATCGCGGGCGGCTCCTGCCTGGCCCACGCCCTGCACCTGAGCCCGGCCGACGTCGGCTCGATGGCCTTCCCCTTCGCGCACATCGCGGGCCCCGACTACACGGTGATGCTGCTGCTGTACGGCTTCCCCGCCGTCCTCTTCGAAAAGTTCGCGATGCCGGACGCGCTGGCCGGCTACCGGCGCCACGGGGTCACGGTGGCCGGCGGTTCCACAGCCTTCTACTCGATGTTCCTCACGGAGCAACGCAAGGACCCGGGGTCGAAACTCATCCCCACCCTGCGCCTGCTCGCGGGCGGCGGCGCCCCGAAGCCGCCGGAGATCTACCACGCGGTCGTCCGCGAACTGGGCTGCCAGCTGACCCACGGCTACGGCATGACCGAGGTCCCGATGATCACCATGGGCGCCCCCGACGACACCCCGGAGCACCTCGCCACCACGGAGGGCCGCCCCCCGGCCGGCATGTCGATCCGCATCACGACGCCGGACGGCGCGCCCCTGCCCCCGGACACCGACGGCGAGGTCCGGCTGCGCGGCGAGGCGGTCTGCCAGGGCTACCTCAACCGGGACACCCCGGCGGACGCCTTCGACGCCGACGGCTACCTGATCACCGGCGACCTCGGCCACCTGACGCGGGACGGCTACCTCGTCCTCACCGGGCGCAGCAAGGACGTGATCATCCGCAAGGGCGAGAACATCTCGGCGAAGGAGATCGAGGACCTCCTGCACCTGCTCCCGGGCGTCGGCGACGTGGCCGTGATCGGCCTCCCGGACCCGGAACGCGGCGAACGCGTCTGCGCGGTGGTGGAACAGCCGGCGGGCGCGGCCCCCCTGACCCTGCCGCAACTGACGGCCCACCTGCGCGCCCAGGGCCTGTCCCCCCACAAACTCCCCGAACAACTGGAGCTGGTCGAGGCCCTCCCCCGCAACGACGCCCTCCGCAAGGTCCTGAAGTACAAGCTCCGCGAACGCTTCGCCTAG
- a CDS encoding flavin reductase family protein: MAATVVRYLRSVGSPTSAPSEQDPDAGHIDALPRPELRAVGDDERAPVSPAEFRAVLGNFASGVTVITAPPADGEDGPAGFACQSFASLSLDPPLVTFMVARTSTTWPRIARAGVFCVNILGAEQGELCRAFAVSGADKFAGIAHVPAPVTGSPQLESVPAWIDCRIHAVHTGGDHLIVVGRVEAMGAAGEDGPLLFHKGRFGRLAAE, encoded by the coding sequence ATGGCGGCCACCGTCGTCCGATACCTCAGGTCAGTCGGCTCCCCCACCTCCGCCCCGTCGGAGCAGGACCCGGATGCCGGCCACATCGATGCGCTGCCGCGCCCCGAGCTGCGGGCCGTCGGCGACGACGAGCGCGCGCCCGTCAGCCCCGCCGAGTTCCGGGCCGTACTGGGGAACTTCGCCAGCGGGGTCACCGTCATCACCGCGCCGCCGGCGGACGGCGAGGACGGGCCGGCCGGTTTCGCCTGCCAGTCCTTCGCGTCGCTGTCCCTGGACCCGCCCCTGGTGACGTTCATGGTGGCCCGTACGTCGACCACCTGGCCGCGGATCGCCCGCGCCGGGGTGTTCTGCGTCAACATCCTGGGCGCCGAGCAGGGCGAGCTGTGCCGGGCCTTCGCCGTCAGCGGCGCCGACAAGTTCGCGGGGATCGCCCACGTGCCCGCCCCCGTGACGGGGTCACCGCAGCTCGAGTCCGTGCCCGCCTGGATCGACTGCCGCATCCACGCCGTCCACACCGGCGGGGACCACCTGATCGTGGTCGGCCGGGTCGAAGCCATGGGCGCCGCCGGCGAGGACGGCCCGCTTCTCTTCCACAAGGGCCGCTTCGGCCGCCTCGCCGCCGAGTAG
- a CDS encoding ATP-binding protein, protein MQVLQVQLEVGPDPAEVGRARRWARSRLAGSGIGDDEPLAETLILLISELVTNAVVHTGCPAVLRMLFGEPGVRVEVADASSRGPARRQAAGDDTGGRGLELVDGLADRWGWQREGAGKRIWCEIDRADKPADRAPERGEGSNRVCGSPREPRVYL, encoded by the coding sequence GTGCAGGTGCTTCAGGTTCAGCTGGAGGTAGGACCGGATCCCGCCGAGGTCGGCCGGGCCCGCCGCTGGGCGAGGTCCCGGCTGGCGGGGTCGGGCATAGGAGACGACGAACCGCTCGCCGAGACGCTGATCCTGCTGATCTCCGAGCTGGTCACCAACGCCGTCGTGCACACGGGCTGTCCGGCCGTCCTGCGGATGCTGTTCGGGGAGCCGGGGGTGCGCGTCGAGGTCGCTGACGCCAGCTCCCGCGGCCCGGCCCGGCGGCAGGCCGCCGGGGACGACACGGGCGGGCGCGGGCTGGAGCTGGTGGACGGGCTGGCCGACCGCTGGGGCTGGCAGCGCGAGGGCGCGGGCAAGCGGATCTGGTGCGAGATCGACCGCGCCGACAAGCCCGCGGACCGCGCACCCGAGCGGGGTGAAGGCTCGAACAGAGTATGTGGGTCGCCGCGGGAACCGCGCGTGTACCTCTAA
- a CDS encoding amidohydrolase family protein: MELPRIISVDDHVIEPAHLFDVWLPAKYRDRGPKALTAGIGELEYTGGKYVISMDPDGPPTDWWIYEDLKFPYKRNIAAVGFDRDDMTLEGITREEMRRGCWDPKARLADMDLNHVEASLCFPTFPRFCGQTFAEAHDKEVALACVRAYNDWMVEEWCGDSGGRLIPLCIIPLWDIDLAVAEIRRNAARGVKAVTFSEIPTYLGLPSIHSGYWDPFFAVCQETGTVVNMHIGSSSQMPAASPDAPPAVQASLSFNNAMASMMDFLFSGVLVKFPTLKLAYSEGQMGWIPYALERADDVWQEHRAWGGVRDLIPEPPSTYYYRQMFCCFFRDKHGIASLDVVGRDNATFETDYPHVDSTFPHTKEVALDHVKGLDDETVYKLMRGNAIRMLGLDLV, from the coding sequence ATGGAACTGCCTCGGATCATCAGCGTCGACGACCACGTCATCGAACCCGCGCACCTCTTCGACGTCTGGCTGCCGGCCAAGTACCGCGACCGCGGGCCCAAGGCGCTCACCGCGGGCATCGGCGAGCTCGAGTACACGGGCGGCAAGTACGTGATCTCCATGGACCCCGACGGCCCGCCGACCGACTGGTGGATCTACGAGGACCTGAAGTTCCCGTACAAGCGCAACATCGCCGCCGTCGGCTTCGACCGCGACGACATGACCCTGGAGGGGATCACGAGGGAGGAGATGCGGCGGGGGTGCTGGGACCCGAAGGCGCGCCTCGCCGACATGGACCTCAACCACGTCGAGGCGTCCCTGTGCTTCCCGACCTTCCCGCGCTTCTGCGGGCAGACCTTCGCGGAGGCCCACGACAAGGAGGTCGCCCTCGCCTGCGTGCGCGCCTACAACGACTGGATGGTCGAGGAGTGGTGCGGCGACAGCGGCGGCCGGCTGATCCCGCTGTGCATCATCCCGCTCTGGGACATCGACCTGGCGGTGGCGGAGATCCGGCGCAACGCGGCCCGCGGAGTGAAGGCCGTGACCTTCTCCGAGATTCCCACCTACCTCGGGCTCCCCTCCATCCACTCCGGCTACTGGGACCCCTTCTTCGCCGTCTGCCAGGAGACCGGCACCGTCGTCAACATGCACATCGGGTCCAGCTCCCAGATGCCGGCCGCCTCGCCCGACGCGCCGCCCGCAGTCCAGGCCTCGCTCAGCTTCAACAACGCCATGGCCTCGATGATGGACTTCCTGTTCAGCGGGGTGCTGGTGAAGTTCCCGACGCTGAAGCTGGCGTACAGCGAGGGCCAGATGGGCTGGATCCCGTACGCCCTCGAGCGCGCCGACGACGTGTGGCAGGAGCACCGGGCCTGGGGCGGGGTCCGCGACCTGATCCCCGAGCCGCCGTCCACGTACTACTACCGGCAGATGTTCTGCTGCTTCTTCCGCGACAAGCACGGCATCGCCTCGCTCGACGTCGTCGGCCGCGACAACGCCACCTTCGAGACCGACTACCCGCACGTGGACTCGACCTTCCCGCACACCAAGGAGGTCGCCCTCGACCACGTCAAGGGGCTGGACGACGAGACGGTCTACAAGCTGATGCGCGGCAACGCCATCCGGATGCTCGGGCTGGACCTCGTCTGA